ATTGGATCGCTGacaaatcagagcacacctcgcttttcagagcgatgagctttgtaaaaatcaacgcatTTCAGATGGCAGGGCATAGCGGAGAAAcattaatgtacattatgtggaaaataatcatgttaattatgttttttttaaccttaaaccggttaaatattgcattacaccacatacacaaaataatgttccttttaacagcatcatatgacctctttaatctgcctttgtttttgttttaggtcTGATCTTTGTGGTTGACAGTAACGACAGAGAGCGTGTGAATGAAGCGCGAGAGGAGCTGATGAGGATGTTGGCTGAGGATGAGCTCAGGGAAGCAGTTCTGCTTGTGTTTGCCAACAAACAGGTACTAGCAGCTTTCAGCTGATTACATGCACCTCTCTCCAGTTATATGTTCTTACGTATTTGACAATGTGTTTATCTAACAGGATCTACCGAATGCCATGAACGCTGCAGAAATCACAGACAAGCTGGGGCTGCATTCGCTCCGGCACAGGAACTGGTACATCCAGGCCACGTGTGCCACAAGCGGCGACGGCCTTTATGAAGGACTCGACTGGTTGTCCAGTCAACTGAAGAACCAGAAATAATGACCTCACTGTACTGATCTTCCTTCATTCCATATTTTCAACACTTGTTTTTCTCGGCTCATTTCAGACCCCATTAACACAGAAAATATCTCCCTACAGCGTGAAGAACGTTGTCAAAGTGTTGCtctcattttaatgtaaataagttTTGTTGGGAGGCAGCTTTTTAAGCACATTTATCCAAAATAGATTTAGTCTTTCGTTGTCTTTTTTTTCTCGTTCTTACTGTTTGAGTCATTGGTGGAGAGAGTTTTAAGTCCTGTAAACTCTCTCAGGTCTCATTTGAATCTTGcacatgtattattttattgtgcttttaatAGATGTACTGTAAACAAAGCTGTTATGTTTTGTCTTGAACGGAGTACTTGAAATCAAACATTACAGACACTACCTGCACATATAACGGTTCAATTTCCAGGAAAGGAAACCAAAAATGATTACACTGTAATCTCAGCAAAGGCTGAAGTGACCTGTAGCTTTACTGTCTTCATGCTTTAGGAGCCATAGAGTTGTGAAGACAGAACACATATATTTCTCTTATGAGATTCCTGAAACACAACAGATGTTTCGCTGTGAGTTTGTgggagaaatgttttttttaagggttCTGTTTCATGAAAACAGTGTGGCTTCATTTTCTATATgctaaaataatgaatttgcttTAAAATTTTgggtggttaattttttttttaagattcaacCAGAAAGAGAAACTGAAACATTGGTTTTATACATAAAGCATTACATTTTGTGTCGTTTTAACGCACTAAGATTTACTTTCTGTTTCATATTTTGGACTTAGAATCGAACCACCATCAAGGGTTAACAACAGCCTCATCTAACTACATGCAGTAACTTGATCTCCAACAAATTAAATTCTTAAGACATAACCTGAAAGCAATATTGAGAGTGTTGGCATATTAATATCAATGCTTTCTGTTCTGCATGCAGAAGTTATTTTTAACACCAAAAAAAGCTGTGGTGCCTTTACGGTAAACAGACGACCGTTTCAGATGAACAACCTTCCTGGTCAGTGTTAGGGCTGGTGGTTTAAAGttactttatcttttttttttctctccctagCCTCTAATTTGGTAGACActgattattttgcattacaattaTGTGAATCTCTTAACAAATTGTTTTATAGTGACTCTTAAcctatgatttttacattttgacagaAATGCACTGTAATTAAAGATAGACTGGACTTACTGTTGCACTCTTGTTATTCTGAAGGAGCTCTGAAATAAATCTTGACTGCAATGACTTCAGTAATTGAACAAGGTAGCCTGTaactaaacaaatacataaacatgATGGTTGAACATTAGAATTTAcattagttgaaaaaaaaaatgctcatccTCAGTCTAAAGCCTTATGCTAAAGTTGTAAGTTCTGTTTTTAGGGTCTACTAAAGCTAAATTGAAACCTAAGTACCTTCTGAAACTTGCTTTTGTATGTAGGGTTGTGTTGAAATAGTTTTAACACTTTTACActcttcagacaaaaaaaaatactgcacattgcagtataaaaaaaaagcctgcaactttgactttttttctgtgaTCACCATAGAGAAAGACAGCTTAAACAGCGTTGTAGTAAGTTTTACAGTAAACCTAGAAAACATGGACAATTCTGTGGTGAACTTGCATAatgtaaaattttacattttttgatgtTTCTTTTTTAGAAAATCCAGTTTATTAACTTGGAAGTGTGCCGGTAACATCCTTCCTGTATTGTAGTATGCCAGTACCAACTTGCTGCTTTCAGTTCTTTCTCATATGTATTTCTCATGAACGTCAGTGATTTTCCATTTACAACATGTTTTTGCAGCgttgagcaatgtagccaatcacagacatgtctTTCTATGACTATTCTTCAAAGGCATATAAAGGTTTACATTAGTGTTTAATTGCCGTTATGTTAACTATGAATGATTTAACTATAGAAAATGTCTGAAATGTAcagatgctggtcatataattagaattagatcttcaaaaagtttatttatttcactaattccattcaaaaagtgaaacttgtatattatattcatttattacacagagactgatatatttcaaatgtttatttcttttaattttgatgattataactgacaactaaggaaaatcccaaattcagtatctcagaaaattagaatattgtgaaaaggttcaatattaaagacacctggtgacacactctaatcagctaattaactcaaaacacctgcaaagacctttaaatgttctctcagtctagttctgtatggtacacaatcatggggaagactgttgacttgacagttgtccaaaagacaaccactgacactttgcacaaggagAACAAGACACAAAAGTTCATTGTAAAAGAGGTAGGccgttcacagagctctgtgtccaagcacattaatagagaggcgaagggaaggaaaagatgtggtagaaaaagtgtacaagcaatagggataaccgcactccggagaggattgtgaaacaaaacccattcaaaaatgtgggggagattcacaaagagtggactgcagctggagtcagtgcttcaagaaccactacacacagacgtatgcaaagacatgggtttcagctgtcgcattaggccggtgacacactggctgcgtggcgtgagcgctgcgtgtctgaagcgtcccagaagcgtggcggattctgtgtctttacacaccaggcGCTGCTGTTGTAGAGGGAGACCTTTGaaagaccaggctcttgtctgcATGACAAAAATATCAACTTTggaaatttgaatttgaatttgggaaatatatctgaatttatgtcaacctatagactttcaaataacaaaaaggactggactgcagctgagtggtccacagttatgttctctgatgaaagtaaattttgcatttcctttggaaatcagggtcccagagtctggaggaagagagtgAAGAGAACTGGGGTTTATCcactgttttctgaggtccaaggtcaacgcagccgtacaCCAGgtagttttagagcacttcatgcttcctgctgctgaccaactttatggagatgcagatttcattttccaacaggactctgcacatgcacacagtgccaaaactaccagtacctggtttaaggaccatggtgttcctgttcttaattggccagcaaactcgcctgatctgaaccccatagaaaatctattggtgtattgtgaagaggaagatgcgatatgccagacccaacaatgcagaagagttgaaggccactatcagagtaacctgggctctcataacacctgagcagtgccacagactgattgactccatgccacgccgcactgctgcagtaattcagacaaaagaagaccaactaagtattgagtccTGTACAtcctcatacttttcagttggacaagatttctaaaaatcctttctttgtattggcccgaagtaatattcaaattttctgagatactgaatttgggacttTATTgggactggctaaaccgaccgtctgctagctgcctcccgtcacagaggtcagttaattctcagcacatagagactctttcacctagatatcacactatagagactgtgtctgttccccgaactagaaaatacaaaaaacgtccaaaccaagttaaggttaacaatttaattgaggttcaacaaataaaaaacaaatgcaatatggataaacaattgataaagcttggcttattgaatatcagatccatttctacgaaaacactttttgtaaataatatgataactgatcataatgtagatgtgctctgtttgacagaaacttggctaaaacctgatgattacattattttaaatgagtccaccccccaagattattgttataaacacgagccgcgtctaaaaggcaaagggggaggagttgcttcaatttataacaacgttttcaggatttctcagagggcaggcttcaagtataactcgtttgaagtaatggtgcttcatataacattatccagagaaaccaatgttaaatatagctgcaagcagcgatgtcgggctcaagccatcagtgcaacgccaccccggtggcatcaggataactgtgcccagcgggcataagcatttacagtaaccctctggcaatcaaattttaagggatatggcagttaaagggttcatccgacccgtctagactttgaaatcacatacacagaacaatatatataactttagtaacactttattttaatattaataaaaaatgtataaggtgtgcattgtagctgacacctatatgaacacattaaaattgttttatgactgcaagtctttcttctcaaatgctattgagcttcaaatttgcatttgagcccatgtgaaaaagtagcataatttacatatgacttacagtttgttgtaataaatatcaaacattcaatttaattgtgcattatagctgtcacctagatgaacaattacagttgtttttatgactgtaagtcattctcttcaaatgctactgacgttagaaaattgtataacaatatcacatgtaacttaagagacggtccctaaatttgagactctcgaatgtccaatgtcaagccaaatttatgcctgtttttgttttgttttttactttatttttcttttctctgtgccggattgctgatgacttttacccgggcatagatgtccatccatcaattacgaacattcatccgcaaatgtccgagcggtcgcgagcgcggatgggagaatggcgcatgttttattttactgggatggtgcctcctctgggagttggtgccctacgaagactgcgtattctgcatatagggagtggcggtactatctggaagatatattcctcaaaccgtcgtacaagaggaggtgatgctagtacttcaagcatctctcaaaacctatctgttcataaagcctatatataaagtcttaatatagtattccacaatatgttgtgctattctaatattattgtggttttttattgacattgttatttgctgttattttttgttttaatattgttactgttgttacttgttgtacggtgaccttgagtggtttgaaaggcgccttaaataaaatgcattattattattattattattattattattattattattattattattattattattattattattagctgtacacttgataaaaaaaattaaatataaacttatgcaattgtatatatatgtatatatagtgtacagttttcttttattgcatcttgaaataaatgtttctgagttctgtgtttgtttattttattttttttatttttttaggaagattacagcctttaatctcctcaaaataaatgtgcatataaaccatgaacaatttaattatagctgtatttataaaatgcttactaatgactattaattttgggagatggctatataaagcagcaacagttgatgttgaggcctaa
This DNA window, taken from Carassius auratus strain Wakin unplaced genomic scaffold, ASM336829v1 scaf_tig00215778, whole genome shotgun sequence, encodes the following:
- the LOC113095723 gene encoding ADP-ribosylation factor 1-like, coding for MGNIFANLFKAFSKKEMRILMVGLDAAGKTTILYKMKLGEIVTTIPTIGFNVETVEYKNISFTVWDVGGQDKIRPLWRHYFQNTQGLIFVVDSNDRERVNEAREELMRMLAEDELREAVLLVFANKQDLPNAMNAAEITDKLGLHSLRHRNWYIQATCATSGDGLYEGLDWLSSQLKNQK